A window of Anaerosoma tenue contains these coding sequences:
- a CDS encoding aminotransferase-like domain-containing protein, which produces MGTARVVFDRWSDRYAERMADVRSSAVRDLFAAATRPDMISFSGGMPEIRRVPIEAVIGATTAALRDSGTEALQYGSSEGRPAIRQVVVDLMAEIGVRVKPDDLAITAGAQQALDLIAKIFIDPGDTIITEGPTYLGALQAFSAYQPNVVCIPMDEHGMRTDLLAEELKRLGPQGAKFIYTIPNFQNPAGVTLTPSRRRELLELAREYDIPVIEDDPYGRLRFEGGHCLPLRALDDEVIYLGTFSKIFAPGLRLGWVIAPHPIMARFMLAKQAADLCGSAFAQTTAERYFADTRWRRVLQDLTRAYAERRDTMVASLAEHFPAEARWTVPEGGFFVWVEMPSFLDLKSILAEAVERGVTYVPGDAFFPDGRGRNCMRLGFCYAEPDAIREGVRRLAEVLEDRLELYRAFAAAGALPAVDDPTDERG; this is translated from the coding sequence CGAGTGGTGTTCGACAGGTGGAGCGACCGGTATGCGGAGCGGATGGCCGACGTGCGGTCGAGCGCCGTGCGCGACCTCTTCGCAGCGGCTACCCGTCCCGACATGATCTCCTTCTCGGGGGGCATGCCGGAGATCCGGCGCGTTCCCATCGAGGCGGTCATCGGCGCCACCACCGCGGCACTGAGGGATTCAGGCACCGAGGCGCTCCAGTACGGTTCCTCCGAGGGACGCCCTGCCATCAGGCAGGTGGTGGTCGACCTGATGGCCGAGATAGGCGTCCGCGTGAAGCCCGACGACCTCGCCATCACCGCGGGGGCGCAGCAGGCGCTCGACCTCATCGCCAAGATATTCATCGACCCCGGGGACACCATCATCACCGAGGGGCCCACCTACCTCGGCGCCTTGCAGGCGTTCTCCGCGTACCAGCCCAACGTGGTGTGCATCCCGATGGACGAGCACGGTATGCGTACCGACCTGCTCGCCGAGGAGCTGAAGCGCCTTGGCCCGCAGGGCGCCAAGTTCATCTACACGATCCCCAACTTCCAGAACCCGGCCGGCGTGACGCTCACGCCGTCGCGGCGGCGTGAGCTGCTCGAGCTTGCGCGGGAGTACGACATCCCCGTCATCGAGGACGATCCGTACGGACGCCTGCGCTTCGAGGGCGGGCATTGTCTGCCGCTGCGCGCGCTCGATGACGAGGTGATCTACCTCGGCACCTTCTCCAAGATCTTCGCCCCGGGGCTGCGTCTCGGTTGGGTCATCGCACCGCATCCGATCATGGCCAGGTTCATGCTCGCGAAGCAGGCGGCCGATCTGTGCGGCAGCGCGTTCGCGCAGACCACCGCGGAGCGGTACTTCGCCGATACCCGATGGCGCCGGGTCCTGCAGGACCTCACTCGGGCATATGCCGAGCGGCGCGACACGATGGTCGCCTCGCTGGCGGAACACTTTCCCGCAGAGGCGCGATGGACGGTGCCCGAGGGCGGCTTCTTCGTGTGGGTGGAGATGCCTTCGTTCCTCGATCTGAAGTCGATCCTGGCCGAGGCCGTCGAGCGGGGCGTCACGTACGTTCCAGGGGATGCGTTCTTCCCCGACGGGCGCGGTCGAAACTGCATGCGTCTCGGCTTCTGTTACGCCGAGCCGGACGCCATCCGTGAGGGCGTCAGACGGCTTGCCGAGGTGCTCGAGGACAGGCTGGAGCTGTATCGCGCGTTCGCCGCGGCGGGAGCGCTGCCGGCCGTGGACGACCCAACCGATGAGAGGGGCTGA
- a CDS encoding D-alanine--D-alanine ligase family protein, with protein MQEKIAVLMGGQSLERDVSLISGKRVCDALEAQGYRVLALDVTPDLVTTLRSERPDAVYIALHGKYGEDGTVQELLEFLGIPYTGPGVTASALAWDKALSKRLFRAEGIPTPAWVTFTAAAFKQMGAATALDLVPGAVGGFPVVVKPAKQGSALGLTKVDGPEGLAEALLTALSYGDTAIVEKWIDGRELAVSVVDGPSGEARVFPPVEMEPKSGLFDFSAMYTPGETDYYVPARLDEPTMAEVTRMAERVHRLLGCERVSRVDMVVGGDGVPYVLEVNTSPGMTETSLLPMAAASAGLDFQELVGHLVRSTLDAAR; from the coding sequence GTGCAGGAGAAGATCGCCGTGCTGATGGGGGGACAGTCGCTGGAGCGTGACGTATCACTCATCAGCGGTAAACGCGTCTGTGACGCGCTCGAGGCGCAGGGCTACCGTGTGCTCGCTCTCGATGTGACCCCCGACCTGGTCACGACCCTGCGGAGTGAGCGGCCCGACGCGGTGTACATCGCGCTGCACGGCAAGTATGGCGAAGACGGCACGGTTCAGGAACTGCTGGAGTTCCTCGGGATACCCTATACGGGACCCGGTGTAACCGCCTCGGCATTGGCCTGGGACAAGGCGCTCAGCAAGCGTCTGTTCCGCGCTGAGGGCATTCCCACGCCCGCCTGGGTCACGTTCACCGCAGCCGCCTTCAAGCAGATGGGGGCGGCCACCGCGCTGGATCTCGTGCCCGGGGCGGTGGGAGGGTTCCCGGTGGTCGTGAAACCGGCGAAGCAGGGCTCCGCGCTCGGACTCACGAAGGTGGACGGACCCGAGGGCCTGGCGGAGGCGTTGCTCACGGCCCTGTCCTACGGTGACACGGCGATCGTGGAGAAGTGGATCGATGGCCGGGAGCTCGCGGTCTCGGTCGTTGACGGGCCGTCGGGCGAGGCGCGCGTGTTCCCTCCCGTGGAGATGGAGCCCAAGAGCGGGCTGTTCGACTTCTCGGCGATGTACACGCCCGGTGAGACCGACTACTACGTGCCCGCGCGGCTCGACGAGCCCACCATGGCCGAGGTGACCCGGATGGCCGAGCGCGTGCATAGGCTGCTCGGCTGTGAGCGGGTCAGCAGAGTGGACATGGTGGTGGGCGGCGACGGCGTGCCGTATGTGCTCGAAGTGAACACCTCCCCGGGCATGACCGAGACCTCGCTGCTGCCTATGGCCGCCGCGTCGGCCGGGCTGGATTTCCAGGAGTTGGTGGGTCATCTGGTACGCTCTACACTGGATGCAGCGCGGTGA
- a CDS encoding YtxH domain-containing protein, with translation MYDYRRGESILGAFLLGGIIGAVLGLLFSPRSGRENRDFIAAKADEYWGEGKQFYETSRAKVLDETEEMRVKIDSARDRLKEQVGTVTQQAKDKVQQIAPAAKDALGKAGESVKSGIDAAESKAQGALDKVAEKTTAAEGGAGAATTE, from the coding sequence ATGTACGACTATCGCAGAGGTGAAAGCATACTCGGTGCGTTCCTGCTCGGCGGCATCATCGGCGCCGTGCTCGGCCTTCTCTTCTCCCCCCGCTCCGGCAGGGAGAACCGTGACTTCATCGCCGCAAAGGCCGATGAGTACTGGGGAGAGGGCAAGCAGTTCTACGAGACAAGCCGCGCCAAGGTGCTCGATGAGACCGAGGAGATGCGCGTGAAGATCGACTCGGCGCGCGATCGGCTCAAGGAGCAGGTGGGCACCGTCACACAGCAGGCCAAGGACAAGGTCCAGCAGATCGCCCCGGCGGCCAAGGACGCGCTCGGCAAGGCTGGCGAGTCGGTCAAGTCGGGGATCGATGCTGCGGAGTCCAAGGCGCAGGGCGCGCTCGACAAGGTAGCCGAGAAGACAACCGCCGCCGAGGGTGGGGCTGGCGCGGCCACCACGGAGTAG
- a CDS encoding PRC-barrel domain-containing protein, which yields MPSLSGYERLSVVGSSGRHLGRVSAVLFHPGEPRVVGLQVDRGSIMGVIDQRPRFLRFDAVREVDEATLAIDGDSLPGDSAGERALGFSWDDTIIWHRMPVHTPDGDEVGTVHDVVFDGDSGVIEEVQVSTGAVGDMAVGRLEVPASLVRGFDGESVVVEAGYAELQATGGAAKAAASGVTALKERGEQVADGMLEVGVAASRALGRSFKSGMGRKAIDKMKALMDDEE from the coding sequence ATGCCGAGTCTGTCTGGGTACGAGCGCCTGTCCGTGGTGGGCTCAAGCGGCCGGCATCTGGGTCGCGTCTCCGCGGTGCTCTTCCACCCGGGCGAGCCGAGGGTCGTGGGCTTGCAGGTGGACCGGGGCTCCATCATGGGCGTCATAGACCAGCGGCCGCGCTTCCTGCGGTTCGACGCCGTGCGCGAGGTCGATGAAGCGACGCTCGCCATCGACGGGGACTCGCTGCCCGGTGACAGCGCAGGGGAGCGCGCACTCGGCTTCTCATGGGATGACACCATCATCTGGCACCGGATGCCGGTACACACCCCCGACGGAGACGAGGTCGGCACCGTCCATGACGTGGTGTTCGACGGCGATTCCGGGGTCATCGAGGAGGTGCAGGTCTCGACCGGGGCTGTGGGTGACATGGCCGTGGGGCGGCTTGAGGTCCCGGCGAGCCTCGTCCGCGGCTTCGACGGCGAGTCCGTCGTGGTGGAGGCCGGCTACGCGGAGCTCCAGGCCACCGGTGGCGCCGCGAAGGCGGCGGCCAGCGGGGTGACCGCCCTCAAAGAGCGCGGCGAGCAGGTGGCAGACGGTATGCTCGAGGTGGGAGTAGCGGCGTCACGCGCCCTGGGCCGCTCGTTCAAGAGCGGGATGGGGCGCAAGGCCATCGATAAGATGAAGGCGCTCATGGACGACGAGGAGTAG
- a CDS encoding GNAT family N-acetyltransferase, whose translation MRKIIGLSMLDRESLPVDCAGCVFWETTTRLPFECGSRCDDEQALEWVRTVSAEWGECGRAVVEDGETMGFIKYAPPVHLPQARHLPAGPPEAGVPLIACMHIAPNARRAGVGGLLLRAAMRDLAMRGERSVQAYAVTGSRDLSHMPVVGVEFLLRHGFTVSRPHPETPLLRVDLKTLASWTENLEAVLESLKIPLRAPRGEPVTLARGDR comes from the coding sequence GTGCGCAAGATCATCGGCCTAAGCATGCTTGACCGGGAGTCCTTGCCCGTCGACTGTGCGGGATGCGTGTTCTGGGAGACGACGACGCGTCTTCCGTTCGAGTGCGGCTCGCGTTGTGACGACGAGCAGGCATTGGAATGGGTGCGCACCGTTTCCGCCGAGTGGGGGGAGTGCGGCAGGGCGGTAGTGGAAGACGGCGAGACGATGGGGTTCATCAAGTACGCCCCACCTGTCCATCTTCCACAGGCCCGTCACCTCCCGGCGGGACCACCCGAGGCGGGCGTGCCCCTCATCGCGTGCATGCACATCGCGCCTAACGCGCGTCGCGCTGGAGTCGGTGGCCTTCTGCTGAGGGCGGCGATGCGCGACCTCGCCATGCGTGGAGAGCGCTCGGTGCAGGCGTACGCCGTCACCGGTTCCAGGGACCTCTCGCACATGCCGGTGGTCGGAGTGGAATTCCTGCTCCGCCACGGCTTCACCGTGTCGCGCCCGCACCCGGAGACGCCGCTGCTCCGCGTGGACCTGAAGACGCTTGCGTCATGGACGGAGAACCTTGAGGCGGTCCTCGAGTCGCTGAAGATCCCCCTTCGGGCGCCCCGCGGTGAGCCGGTGACGCTCGCACGAGGAGATCGCTAG
- a CDS encoding 5-formyltetrahydrofolate cyclo-ligase: MVASAAHLSDQDLDRAKAALRLRARAARRSVLPEYRTARAYAVAERVLSLPEVVSAANVMLYGAAPEEVDVSVLEFALRERGVRIAYPRVAGSRTLTVHWVDDPDVLLRGTFGLLEPPETTPPAEVSRLSAIIVPGVAFDREGNRLGFGGGYYDALLGGPDPVPPTIGVAYDEQIVDAVPHDERDRPTDVVVTPTRVFRRSPASY, translated from the coding sequence ATGGTCGCCTCCGCAGCACACCTCTCTGACCAGGACCTCGATCGCGCCAAAGCCGCGCTGCGCCTCCGCGCGCGTGCGGCGCGGCGCTCCGTGCTTCCCGAGTATCGCACTGCACGCGCATATGCCGTCGCCGAACGGGTCCTGAGCCTTCCCGAGGTCGTCTCCGCCGCTAACGTGATGCTCTACGGCGCTGCTCCCGAAGAGGTCGACGTGAGCGTTCTGGAGTTCGCGCTCCGCGAGCGAGGGGTCCGCATCGCGTATCCCCGCGTGGCCGGATCCCGGACCCTGACGGTGCACTGGGTCGACGATCCCGACGTGCTGCTGCGCGGAACGTTCGGACTGCTTGAGCCCCCCGAGACGACACCGCCAGCCGAGGTCTCCCGCCTCTCCGCCATCATCGTCCCCGGCGTCGCGTTCGACCGTGAAGGGAACAGGCTCGGGTTCGGAGGCGGCTACTACGACGCCCTGCTCGGCGGCCCCGATCCCGTGCCGCCGACCATCGGTGTCGCTTACGACGAGCAGATCGTCGATGCGGTTCCCCACGACGAGCGCGACCGTCCCACCGACGTCGTGGTCACTCCCACGCGGGTCTTCAGGCGGAGCCCGGCGTCGTACTGA
- a CDS encoding Nramp family divalent metal transporter, whose product MKRRLPLLAVLGVIGPGVIAASAGNDSGGISTYSVAGARYGYTMLWMMLAMTPSFVIIQEMAGRMGAVTGKGFAALIRERFGVRPTFLAMLMLLASNAATTIAEFAGIAAAMEIFGVTRYLSVPVAALVVWLLVVRGSYRNVEKVFLALSSVFIAYVVAAFLARPDWLEVGHAMVTPRIVPDRAFIALAIGLTGTTIAPWMQFLVQSNIVDKGTTVKEWILARWDVMAGAVAANVIACFIIITTATVLHPAGAVIESADDAASALAPLAGPYAELLFSVGLLSASLLAAAVLPLTAAYAICEAFGWESGIDRSWSEAPLFNGLYTGVILSSAAVILVPGIDLIGIMLVSQVINGVLLPFLLVFMMRIVNDRAVMGRHVNGRAHNVLAWGTILVVIALTAVLLGMTILGVG is encoded by the coding sequence ATGAAGAGGAGGTTGCCGCTGCTGGCGGTGCTGGGCGTGATCGGTCCCGGCGTCATCGCAGCCTCCGCCGGGAACGACTCCGGCGGCATCTCGACGTACTCCGTGGCGGGCGCACGATACGGCTACACGATGCTGTGGATGATGCTCGCCATGACACCCAGCTTCGTGATCATCCAGGAGATGGCCGGCAGGATGGGCGCCGTCACGGGCAAGGGCTTCGCGGCTCTCATCCGCGAGCGCTTCGGCGTCCGGCCAACGTTCCTGGCGATGCTCATGCTGCTGGCGAGCAACGCCGCCACCACCATCGCCGAGTTCGCGGGCATCGCGGCGGCGATGGAGATCTTCGGCGTGACCAGATACCTCTCGGTCCCTGTGGCGGCGCTCGTGGTATGGCTCCTCGTGGTGAGAGGCAGCTACCGCAACGTGGAGAAGGTGTTCCTGGCGCTCTCGTCGGTCTTCATCGCCTACGTCGTCGCCGCGTTCCTCGCGCGGCCCGACTGGCTGGAGGTCGGCCACGCCATGGTGACGCCCCGCATCGTCCCCGACCGTGCCTTCATCGCGCTCGCGATCGGACTGACCGGCACCACGATCGCACCGTGGATGCAGTTCCTGGTGCAGAGCAACATCGTGGACAAGGGGACCACGGTCAAGGAGTGGATCCTCGCCCGATGGGACGTGATGGCGGGCGCTGTGGCCGCCAACGTCATCGCCTGCTTCATCATCATCACCACCGCCACGGTGCTGCATCCGGCCGGAGCGGTCATCGAGAGCGCGGATGACGCGGCGAGCGCACTCGCTCCCCTGGCGGGCCCGTACGCGGAACTGCTCTTCTCGGTGGGACTGCTCTCCGCGTCCCTGCTCGCTGCGGCCGTGCTGCCGCTGACAGCCGCTTACGCCATCTGCGAAGCGTTCGGCTGGGAGTCGGGCATCGACCGGTCGTGGTCGGAGGCGCCCCTGTTCAACGGCCTGTACACCGGGGTGATCCTCTCCTCGGCCGCGGTGATCCTGGTGCCCGGGATCGACCTCATCGGCATCATGCTGGTGTCCCAGGTGATCAACGGGGTCCTCTTGCCGTTCCTTCTCGTCTTCATGATGCGGATCGTCAACGATCGCGCGGTGATGGGGCGCCACGTGAACGGCCGGGCGCACAACGTGCTTGCATGGGGCACGATCCTTGTCGTGATCGCGCTGACGGCCGTGCTCCTGGGGATGACGATCCTGGGCGTGGGCTGA
- a CDS encoding magnesium transporter — translation MFYLTQMLGKPVVDAAGEVIGEISDIAIATGEVFPRVTSLAFLGPDKTPFMLSWRKFVASLEDERVQLNAERAALRFSYLQPDEVLLARDLLNKQIVDTQGMKVVRVNDLKLSESRNQLRLLGAEVGARGILRGLHPAVERAAASAMRLLGRELSENLIAWNYMDLLDRDLSHVRLSITHKRLHELHPADVADVLEQLHPSQRARVFEHLDNVQAALTVAELEDEFQADLIGDLGDQRASDILEEMDPDDAADIIGDLPYDKAEALLRLMGVSEAQAIRSLLGYREKTAGGIMTPEVTTLTDDMTVQGVVDHLRTGAAEHESIYYIYVVDDDRRLEGVVSLRDLVMSEPDTPVTELIQREVITVNPDDDQELVAEMMSKYDLLALPVIDETGVLLGIVTVDDALDVLEEESAEDLAIATGAAAEHGRIAGWWWWLVRRNAWLLVWAVAFLAYISLRVPLAGLVEGTGSSARAGTLLMGWAVVILPLLLRTAEDLSSRTLAELIEGDAGEERPSLGSRLLREGGIGLVTAALSALVAFGLAFLLLGDIDPAATPFAVSTAVAALLTALAGGLLGHLALRRSAAGKTVSGTGLSVMTMLLSAVVYLTLAYVAGSLGSVPGTGA, via the coding sequence ATGTTCTATCTCACCCAGATGCTGGGCAAGCCGGTGGTGGATGCCGCCGGCGAGGTCATCGGCGAGATCAGCGACATCGCCATCGCCACCGGCGAGGTGTTCCCCCGCGTCACCTCGCTCGCGTTCCTCGGCCCCGACAAGACGCCGTTCATGCTCTCGTGGCGCAAGTTCGTGGCATCGCTCGAGGACGAACGCGTCCAGCTCAACGCCGAACGCGCCGCGCTCCGCTTCAGTTATCTCCAGCCGGACGAGGTCCTGCTCGCGCGAGACCTGCTCAACAAGCAGATCGTGGACACGCAGGGCATGAAGGTCGTGCGGGTCAACGACCTCAAGCTCTCGGAATCGCGCAACCAGCTTCGCCTTCTGGGCGCCGAGGTGGGGGCCCGCGGCATCCTGCGCGGCCTTCACCCCGCAGTGGAACGTGCAGCCGCCTCCGCGATGCGCCTTCTCGGCCGAGAACTCTCCGAGAACCTCATCGCCTGGAACTACATGGACCTGCTCGATCGCGACCTCTCACACGTGCGCTTGTCGATCACCCACAAGCGCCTGCACGAACTGCATCCGGCCGACGTGGCCGACGTGCTCGAGCAGCTGCACCCCTCACAGCGCGCGCGGGTGTTCGAGCATCTCGACAACGTCCAGGCCGCACTCACCGTGGCCGAGCTCGAGGACGAGTTCCAGGCGGACCTCATCGGCGACCTCGGCGACCAGCGCGCCTCGGACATCCTGGAGGAGATGGACCCCGATGACGCCGCCGACATCATCGGCGACCTTCCCTACGACAAGGCCGAGGCGCTGCTGCGTCTCATGGGAGTGAGCGAGGCTCAGGCGATCCGTTCGCTGCTGGGCTACCGGGAGAAGACGGCGGGTGGCATCATGACGCCCGAGGTGACCACGCTCACCGATGACATGACGGTGCAGGGCGTGGTGGACCATCTGCGGACCGGCGCCGCCGAGCACGAAAGCATCTACTACATCTACGTGGTCGATGACGACCGCCGCCTCGAAGGTGTCGTGTCGCTGCGCGACCTGGTGATGTCGGAGCCGGATACGCCGGTGACCGAGCTCATCCAGCGGGAGGTCATCACCGTGAATCCCGATGACGACCAGGAGCTCGTGGCGGAGATGATGAGCAAGTACGACCTGCTCGCCCTTCCCGTCATCGACGAGACCGGGGTCCTCCTGGGTATCGTCACCGTCGACGATGCCCTGGACGTGCTCGAGGAGGAGTCTGCCGAGGACCTCGCGATCGCCACCGGCGCCGCCGCGGAGCACGGTCGCATCGCGGGATGGTGGTGGTGGCTGGTGCGCCGCAACGCGTGGCTGCTCGTCTGGGCCGTTGCCTTCCTCGCCTATATATCGTTGCGGGTACCGCTCGCCGGCCTTGTCGAGGGCACCGGATCCTCCGCACGGGCGGGGACGCTCCTCATGGGCTGGGCCGTGGTGATCCTGCCGCTGCTCTTGCGCACAGCCGAGGACCTGTCGTCGCGCACGCTCGCCGAGCTGATCGAAGGCGATGCCGGCGAAGAACGCCCGTCGCTGGGATCGCGCCTGCTGCGTGAGGGCGGGATCGGTCTGGTGACCGCCGCCTTGAGCGCCCTGGTCGCGTTCGGGCTCGCGTTCCTGCTGCTAGGGGACATCGACCCCGCCGCCACGCCGTTCGCGGTGTCCACGGCGGTGGCCGCGCTGCTGACGGCACTGGCGGGGGGGCTGCTCGGCCATCTCGCACTGCGGCGGAGCGCCGCCGGCAAGACGGTCTCCGGCACCGGCCTATCGGTCATGACGATGCTCCTGAGCGCCGTCGTCTACCTTACGCTCGCGTACGTGGCGGGCTCGCTCGGGAGCGTGCCGGGTACCGGCGCGTAG
- a CDS encoding HAD family hydrolase, giving the protein MAPDIPLIATDPRAADALSRVRVLYTDLDGTLVAKGGSVLADAAASPSLVVAEQIVALNRAGLKVVPISGRGRIQLRELTQLLGWDGYIAEAGGIIVHGTGLDFQERVDLGEWPDDVAAPGLSPFEAINQVRAAETLIEAFPGRIEHYAPWQLDREVSLLLRGCLDVAKGQAVLDTLPLPLDLVDNGMLRSYGTLTCRDMPPHAYHVVPRGVCKARAIDLDLAWRGLSREQAAAIGDSATDLQMADAVGVMTLVGNAFGSNGVVAGLEREPRDNVWRTAGDRTEGWAEFARAWRGATG; this is encoded by the coding sequence GTGGCACCCGACATCCCGCTGATCGCGACAGACCCCCGTGCCGCAGACGCCCTGTCGCGCGTACGCGTGCTGTACACCGACCTCGACGGCACGCTCGTGGCCAAGGGCGGAAGCGTGCTCGCCGACGCAGCAGCGTCGCCTTCGCTCGTCGTGGCAGAACAGATCGTGGCGCTCAACCGCGCGGGACTCAAGGTCGTCCCCATCTCGGGACGAGGCCGCATCCAGCTCCGCGAGCTCACACAGTTGCTTGGCTGGGACGGCTATATCGCCGAGGCCGGCGGCATCATCGTGCACGGCACGGGTCTCGACTTCCAGGAACGTGTGGACCTTGGCGAGTGGCCGGACGACGTGGCGGCCCCCGGGCTCTCCCCCTTCGAGGCGATCAATCAGGTGCGGGCGGCCGAGACCTTGATCGAAGCCTTCCCCGGCCGCATCGAGCACTACGCGCCGTGGCAGCTCGACCGCGAGGTCTCGCTCCTGCTCCGCGGATGTCTCGACGTGGCCAAAGGACAAGCGGTGCTCGACACGCTCCCGCTGCCGCTGGATCTCGTGGACAACGGGATGCTGCGCAGCTATGGGACACTCACCTGCCGCGACATGCCGCCCCACGCGTATCACGTGGTGCCGCGCGGAGTGTGCAAGGCGCGGGCGATCGATCTCGACCTCGCCTGGCGGGGGCTCTCGCGCGAGCAGGCCGCGGCCATCGGCGACTCGGCCACCGACCTCCAGATGGCCGATGCGGTGGGCGTGATGACGCTCGTGGGCAACGCGTTCGGCAGCAACGGCGTCGTGGCCGGTCTCGAGCGTGAGCCTCGCGACAACGTGTGGCGCACCGCAGGCGATCGCACGGAGGGATGGGCCGAGTTCGCCAGGGCGTGGCGTGGCGCCACCGGATGA
- a CDS encoding GNAT family N-acetyltransferase has translation MNDEPQAPYPQYRCAQCGKELPLTDARLAVMCGDHRSGDEDIEVTIRPALPADRHDIEDICDQALGETDVDTFGRSFDVLEQENLVAVFEGGLAGLLSLAVHEGDLAVVLLSVYPEFQGHGVGRALIGAAIDLAAARGLPAVKAAISNDDVPSFSFYQRHDFVIDSIAKGLLADRYGSAEPGFSGILVRDEIRLRRSVCRA, from the coding sequence GTGAACGACGAACCGCAGGCCCCATATCCTCAGTACAGATGCGCCCAGTGCGGCAAGGAGCTTCCGCTCACCGACGCCCGCCTTGCGGTCATGTGTGGCGATCACCGCTCGGGCGATGAGGATATCGAAGTGACCATCCGCCCCGCGCTTCCAGCCGATCGCCACGATATCGAGGACATCTGCGACCAGGCGCTCGGGGAGACCGACGTGGACACCTTCGGCCGCTCGTTCGATGTGCTCGAGCAGGAGAATCTGGTCGCCGTCTTCGAGGGCGGGCTCGCCGGCCTTCTGTCCCTTGCGGTGCATGAGGGCGATCTGGCGGTCGTGCTCCTGAGCGTGTACCCGGAGTTCCAGGGCCACGGTGTGGGGCGTGCCCTGATCGGTGCGGCGATCGACCTCGCGGCGGCGCGAGGCCTTCCGGCCGTGAAGGCCGCCATCAGCAACGACGACGTACCGTCGTTCTCCTTCTATCAGCGCCACGATTTCGTGATCGACTCCATCGCCAAGGGCCTGCTCGCCGACCGCTACGGTTCCGCGGAGCCCGGCTTCTCAGGCATACTCGTGCGTGATGAGATCAGGCTGCGCCGCTCCGTGTGCCGCGCCTGA
- a CDS encoding ABC transporter substrate-binding protein, whose translation MRLRSLSVYACAILALMLLAGCSAVGGEDVPVSTGPAFQDVDPDPIRIGVTPDGDALPLWVADREGLFGDAGVEAEIVVFESPTERDAALTSGSIDAFVGGIASALALETSGVPVALVATLTDPARSGETTGAALPEGASDGLSTDPVFLGIADHYLALPSGLLASRAVLQAYNAAVVRIQADPGGYRDLLAEVARIDDVSVSTRYLAAAAPGRSLIESLLAQQETGGNGSPAPGCDDLVLDIVR comes from the coding sequence ATGCGTCTTCGATCGTTGTCCGTCTACGCCTGCGCCATTCTCGCGCTGATGCTCCTCGCCGGCTGTTCGGCGGTCGGAGGCGAGGATGTCCCGGTCTCGACCGGTCCGGCGTTCCAGGATGTCGACCCCGACCCGATCAGGATCGGGGTGACACCGGATGGCGACGCGCTTCCGCTGTGGGTCGCCGACCGCGAAGGACTCTTCGGCGATGCGGGGGTCGAAGCCGAGATCGTCGTCTTCGAGTCGCCTACGGAACGGGACGCGGCTCTCACGAGCGGCTCGATCGACGCTTTCGTCGGCGGGATCGCCTCGGCGCTGGCGCTCGAGACCTCCGGCGTCCCGGTGGCGCTCGTGGCGACTCTCACCGATCCGGCGCGCTCAGGAGAGACGACCGGCGCCGCTCTGCCCGAAGGAGCGAGCGACGGCCTGAGCACGGATCCGGTATTCCTCGGGATCGCGGACCACTACCTCGCGCTGCCATCAGGCCTCCTGGCGTCGCGTGCGGTGCTTCAGGCGTACAACGCGGCGGTGGTCCGCATACAGGCCGATCCCGGCGGCTATCGTGATCTTCTGGCCGAGGTGGCGCGCATCGACGACGTGTCGGTGTCCACGCGCTACCTTGCGGCGGCGGCCCCGGGGAGGAGCCTCATCGAAAGCCTGCTAGCGCAGCAAGAGACGGGCGGAAACGGCTCGCCGGCACCAGGTTGCGACGATCTGGTCCTGGATATCGTGCGGTAG
- a CDS encoding response regulator gives MAQRLILTADDNAQIRMLVKAALRSLGHELIEAVDGEQALETAIERKPDLILLDVTMPKLDGWEVLGFLRKRPETAGVRVMMLTTAAQKDDLAHGEDLGCNDYLVKPFSPGDLRQHVERMLDT, from the coding sequence ATGGCGCAGAGACTGATCCTCACCGCGGATGACAACGCGCAGATCCGCATGCTCGTGAAGGCCGCGCTCCGTTCTCTCGGCCACGAGTTGATCGAGGCCGTGGACGGTGAGCAGGCGCTGGAAACGGCGATCGAGCGCAAGCCGGACCTCATCCTCCTCGATGTCACCATGCCCAAGCTCGACGGGTGGGAGGTGCTCGGCTTCCTGCGCAAACGGCCCGAGACGGCGGGCGTGCGCGTGATGATGCTCACCACGGCCGCACAGAAGGACGATCTTGCGCACGGCGAAGACCTCGGCTGCAACGATTATCTCGTCAAGCCGTTCTCGCCGGGCGACCTCAGGCAGCACGTGGAGCGCATGCTCGACACCTGA